A single genomic interval of Robbsia betulipollinis harbors:
- the hflC gene encoding protease modulator HflC, with protein MNRIIAAIVALVVVLTIASSMFFVVDQRRFAIVFGLGAVKKVISEPGLYFKLPPPFERVVSIDKRIQTIDNAEPDRYITAEKKNLLVDLFVKWRVADPRKYFISFKGDGSLAEDRLKQIIRAALNEEFAKRTVNEVVSNEREVVMQAVQRKVARDAAAIGIAIVDVRLKRVDLLAEISESVYRRMEAERKQVANQLRSTGAAEAEQIRADADRQREVLLSAAYKQTQQVMGDADAQASATYAGAFGRDPSFYEFYKSLEAYRASFRSRSDVIVADPNSAFFKYLRAPDGAPARTAPATR; from the coding sequence ATGAACCGGATTATTGCTGCGATCGTCGCACTCGTCGTGGTCCTGACGATTGCGTCATCGATGTTTTTCGTGGTCGATCAGCGACGCTTTGCGATCGTCTTCGGTCTGGGCGCGGTCAAGAAGGTGATCAGCGAGCCGGGCCTGTATTTCAAGCTGCCGCCGCCGTTCGAACGGGTCGTCTCGATCGACAAGCGCATCCAGACGATCGATAACGCCGAGCCGGACCGCTACATCACCGCCGAGAAGAAGAACCTGCTGGTCGATCTGTTCGTCAAGTGGCGCGTCGCCGACCCGCGCAAGTACTTCATCTCCTTCAAGGGCGACGGTTCGCTCGCGGAAGACCGGCTCAAGCAGATCATCCGCGCGGCGCTGAACGAGGAGTTCGCCAAGCGCACGGTGAACGAAGTCGTGTCCAACGAACGGGAAGTCGTCATGCAGGCAGTGCAGCGCAAGGTCGCGCGCGACGCAGCGGCGATCGGCATCGCCATCGTCGATGTGCGGCTCAAACGTGTCGATCTGCTGGCGGAAATCAGCGAATCGGTCTACCGTCGCATGGAAGCGGAACGCAAGCAGGTCGCCAATCAATTGCGTTCGACCGGTGCGGCGGAAGCCGAGCAGATCCGGGCCGATGCCGACCGGCAGCGGGAAGTGCTCTTGTCGGCGGCCTACAAGCAGACCCAGCAGGTGATGGGCGACGCCGATGCGCAGGCATCGGCGACCTATGCGGGAGCGTTCGGCCGCGATCCGTCGTTCTACGAGTTCTACAAGAGCCTGGAAGCCTACCGCGCATCGTTCCGCAGCCGCAGCGACGTCATCGTCGCCGACCCGAACAGTGCGTTCTTCAAGTATCTGCGCGCCCCCGATGGCGCTCCCGCGCGGACGGCGCCCGCGACGCGCTGA
- the hflK gene encoding FtsH protease activity modulator HflK, with protein sequence MVKNHKFGTVWQRALAVFSLNDPGWGRGAGKDGESGTPGKEHDKGERAGERPARNEQNRPPNGGREGGGPPDLDELWRDFNQRLNRLFNRKGGGSGGKPSLDGGGPSRRAGTIGALVLLCLAVLVWLCSGIYIVQEGQAGVVLRFGRYVYTTPAGIQWRAPYPFEANEIVNMSQVRSIEIGRNGTIRETNLKDSSMLTSDGNIIDVRFAVQYRIKDASDFLFNNADAEANVAQAAETAVREIVGKSKMDYVLYEGREQVAIELAASIQRILDAYATGILVTSVTMQNVQPPEQVQAAFDDAVKAGQDRERQKNEAQAYANDVVPRARGTAARMLEEAQGYKARIVAQAEGDAARFDAVQAEYAKAPAVTRERMYLDTMQQIYSKSSKVLVDSKANNSMLYLPLDKLLAQTAQPGPAPRDRAPAAAAPADGASDAAVSDNDLAAARASAGVDPLRSRSLFRSRGRSEELQDIR encoded by the coding sequence ATGGTGAAAAATCATAAATTCGGTACCGTATGGCAGCGCGCCCTGGCGGTCTTTTCGCTGAACGATCCGGGATGGGGTCGCGGCGCGGGCAAGGATGGCGAATCCGGCACCCCGGGCAAAGAGCACGACAAGGGCGAACGCGCCGGCGAGCGTCCCGCCCGAAACGAGCAGAACCGTCCGCCCAATGGCGGCCGCGAGGGCGGCGGGCCGCCGGACCTCGACGAGCTGTGGCGCGATTTCAACCAGCGCTTGAACCGGCTGTTCAACCGCAAGGGCGGCGGCAGCGGGGGCAAGCCTTCGCTCGACGGCGGTGGCCCGTCCCGGCGCGCCGGGACGATCGGCGCGCTGGTGCTGCTCTGCCTCGCCGTGCTGGTCTGGCTGTGCAGCGGCATCTATATCGTGCAGGAAGGGCAGGCTGGCGTCGTACTGCGCTTTGGCCGCTACGTCTACACGACGCCGGCCGGCATTCAGTGGCGCGCTCCCTATCCGTTCGAGGCGAACGAGATCGTCAACATGTCGCAGGTGCGCTCGATCGAGATCGGCCGTAACGGCACGATCCGCGAGACGAATCTGAAGGATTCGTCGATGCTGACGTCCGATGGCAACATCATCGACGTGCGGTTCGCCGTGCAGTACCGCATCAAGGATGCGTCGGACTTCCTGTTCAACAACGCCGACGCCGAGGCGAACGTCGCGCAGGCGGCGGAGACCGCGGTGCGGGAGATCGTCGGCAAGAGCAAGATGGATTACGTGCTGTATGAAGGGCGCGAGCAGGTCGCGATCGAATTGGCGGCCTCGATCCAGCGCATTCTCGATGCGTACGCGACCGGCATCCTGGTGACCAGCGTGACGATGCAGAACGTGCAGCCGCCCGAGCAGGTACAGGCCGCCTTCGACGATGCGGTGAAAGCGGGCCAGGATCGCGAGCGGCAGAAGAACGAAGCGCAGGCCTATGCGAACGATGTCGTGCCGCGCGCGCGCGGTACCGCGGCGCGGATGCTGGAGGAAGCGCAGGGCTACAAGGCACGCATCGTCGCGCAGGCCGAGGGCGACGCCGCGCGCTTCGACGCGGTGCAGGCGGAATACGCAAAGGCGCCCGCCGTCACCCGCGAGCGTATGTACCTGGATACGATGCAGCAGATCTATTCGAAGTCGTCGAAGGTACTGGTCGACAGCAAGGCCAACAACAGCATGCTGTATCTGCCGCTCGACAAGCTGCTCGCGCAAACCGCACAGCCGGGACCGGCGCCGCGCGACCGTGCGCCGGCCGCCGCCGCGCCCGCCGACGGCGCGTCCGATGCAGCCGTGAGCGACAACGATCTGGCCGCCGCGCGCGCGAGCGCCGGCGTCGACCCCCTGCGTTCGCGCAGCCTGTTCCGCAGCCGCGGACGCAGCGAAGAACTGCAAGACATACGATAA
- the hflX gene encoding GTPase HflX: MTRAALVNVDFGKADFQASLEELGLLATSAGAEPVVTLSGRRASPDAKLFIGSGKAEELRAEIMAQGVDLVIFNHPLSPAQQRNLEQVLETRVIDRVSLILDIFAQRAKSAEGKLQVELAQLQYLSTRLVRAWTHLERQKGGIGLRGPGETQLETDRRLLGERVKYLRGRQHKLAKQQGTQRRARERSQTFSVSLVGYTNAGKSTLFNAMTKAQSYAADQLFATLDTTSRRVYLGDAGTIVLSDTVGFIRDLPHALIAAFRATLQETAHADLLLHVVDASNPARLEQSAQVNKVLREIGADKVPQLLVWNKIDAAPELNDVKVVERNEYGNISRVFVSAREGRGLDGLRGAIAEAVIARDMGEEPGKSDGDATPDPRDLPEVPSVGDDPQR, translated from the coding sequence TTGACACGCGCAGCACTTGTGAATGTGGATTTCGGCAAGGCCGATTTCCAGGCCAGCCTCGAAGAACTGGGCCTGCTCGCCACCAGCGCGGGCGCCGAGCCCGTCGTGACCCTGTCCGGCCGACGCGCCAGTCCCGACGCCAAGCTTTTCATCGGCAGCGGCAAGGCCGAAGAACTGCGCGCCGAGATCATGGCCCAGGGCGTGGATCTGGTCATCTTCAATCATCCGCTTTCCCCGGCGCAACAGCGCAATCTCGAACAGGTGCTGGAGACGCGCGTGATCGACCGGGTCAGCCTGATCCTGGACATCTTCGCCCAACGCGCGAAAAGCGCCGAAGGCAAGCTGCAGGTCGAACTCGCGCAACTTCAATATCTGTCGACGCGGCTGGTGCGGGCCTGGACTCACCTCGAGCGCCAGAAGGGCGGCATCGGCCTGCGCGGTCCCGGCGAAACCCAGCTCGAAACCGACCGCCGTTTGTTGGGAGAACGGGTCAAGTACTTGCGTGGGCGCCAGCACAAGCTGGCGAAGCAGCAGGGCACGCAGCGACGCGCCCGCGAGCGCAGCCAGACGTTTTCGGTATCCTTGGTGGGCTACACGAACGCCGGGAAATCCACGCTCTTCAATGCGATGACGAAGGCGCAGAGTTATGCGGCCGACCAGCTGTTCGCCACCCTCGACACCACCTCGCGGCGTGTGTACCTCGGCGACGCCGGCACCATCGTGCTGTCGGATACCGTGGGTTTCATCCGCGACTTGCCGCACGCCCTGATCGCGGCGTTTCGCGCGACCCTGCAGGAGACCGCGCATGCCGACCTCCTGCTGCATGTCGTCGACGCGTCCAATCCCGCCCGGCTGGAGCAGTCCGCCCAGGTCAACAAGGTCTTGCGCGAAATCGGCGCCGACAAGGTGCCCCAGCTGCTGGTCTGGAACAAGATCGACGCGGCGCCTGAACTGAATGACGTTAAGGTAGTCGAAAGGAATGAGTATGGTAATATTTCCCGCGTTTTCGTCAGTGCGCGGGAGGGCCGCGGTCTCGACGGGCTGCGCGGCGCCATTGCCGAGGCCGTCATCGCCCGGGACATGGGCGAGGAACCGGGCAAGTCGGACGGGGACGCGACGCCCGATCCGCGCGACCTCCCGGAAGTTCCATCGGTCGGCGACGATCCGCAACGCTAG
- the hfq gene encoding RNA chaperone Hfq: MSQNNKGQLLQDPFLNALRKEHVPVSIYLVNGIKLQGQIESFDQYVILLRNTVTQMVYKHAISTVVPARAVTLPPPEPRND, from the coding sequence ATGAGTCAAAACAACAAAGGGCAACTGCTTCAGGACCCATTCCTCAATGCGCTGCGCAAGGAACATGTACCGGTCTCCATCTATCTGGTCAATGGCATCAAACTGCAGGGACAGATCGAATCGTTCGATCAGTATGTGATTCTGCTGCGCAACACCGTGACCCAGATGGTCTACAAGCATGCCATTTCGACCGTTGTGCCGGCGCGCGCCGTGACGCTGCCGCCGCCCGAACCGCGTAACGACTAA
- the der gene encoding ribosome biogenesis GTPase Der, with product MKPVITLVGRPNVGKSTLFNRLTRSRDALVADLPGLTRDRHYGEGRAGSRPYLVVDTGGFEPVAKEGILYEMARQTRQAVEESDVIIFLVDGRLGLAPQDAAIASYLRKTGRPVFLVVNKAEGMRYGAVAAEFYELGLGDPRAISSAHGDGVTELIEEALEKAYAGRPEEDEDAAARGTKIAIVGRPNVGKSTLVNTLLGEERVIAFDMPGTTRDSIYIDFERKGRPYTLIDTAGIRKRGKVFEAIEKFSVIKTLQAVSDANVVILLLDARQDISEQDAHIAGFIVEQGRALVVGVNKWDGLDEHVRERAKADLARKLRFLGFAKNFFVSATEKTGIGPLMRAVDEAYAAAMAKLPTPKLTRALIEAVEHQQPRRKGPVRPKLRYAHQGGQNPPIIIVHGNALDAITDSYKRYLEGRFRETFGLVGTPLRIEFRSGDNPYDPKN from the coding sequence ATGAAACCCGTGATAACGCTCGTCGGGCGTCCCAATGTCGGTAAATCGACCCTATTCAATCGTCTGACGCGTTCGCGCGACGCGCTCGTGGCGGACCTGCCCGGCCTGACCCGGGACCGTCACTACGGCGAGGGACGGGCGGGTTCGCGTCCGTATCTGGTCGTCGACACGGGCGGTTTCGAGCCGGTGGCGAAAGAAGGCATCCTCTACGAAATGGCGCGCCAGACGCGCCAGGCGGTCGAGGAGTCCGACGTCATCATCTTCCTGGTCGACGGCCGGCTCGGCCTGGCCCCGCAGGATGCGGCGATCGCGTCCTACCTGCGCAAGACCGGGCGCCCCGTGTTCCTGGTCGTGAACAAGGCCGAAGGCATGCGCTATGGCGCGGTGGCCGCCGAGTTCTACGAACTGGGGCTGGGTGACCCGCGGGCGATTTCGTCCGCGCACGGCGACGGCGTGACCGAGTTGATCGAGGAGGCGCTGGAAAAAGCCTACGCGGGCCGCCCCGAGGAGGACGAGGATGCAGCCGCGCGCGGCACGAAGATCGCGATCGTCGGGCGGCCCAACGTCGGCAAGTCGACGCTGGTCAATACGCTGCTGGGCGAAGAGCGGGTGATCGCGTTCGACATGCCGGGTACCACGCGCGATTCGATCTACATCGACTTCGAACGCAAGGGCCGGCCCTACACGCTCATCGACACCGCCGGCATTCGCAAGCGCGGCAAGGTCTTCGAGGCCATCGAGAAGTTTTCGGTGATCAAGACGCTGCAGGCGGTGTCCGATGCGAACGTCGTGATCCTGCTGCTCGATGCCCGCCAGGACATCAGCGAGCAGGATGCGCACATCGCGGGTTTCATCGTCGAGCAGGGCCGTGCGCTGGTGGTGGGCGTGAACAAGTGGGACGGGCTCGACGAGCATGTGCGCGAGCGCGCGAAGGCCGATCTGGCGCGCAAGCTGCGCTTTCTGGGCTTCGCGAAGAACTTCTTCGTCTCGGCGACCGAAAAGACCGGCATCGGCCCGCTGATGCGCGCGGTCGACGAAGCGTATGCGGCAGCGATGGCGAAGCTGCCCACGCCCAAGCTTACCCGCGCGCTGATCGAGGCCGTCGAACACCAGCAGCCGCGCCGCAAGGGGCCCGTGCGGCCGAAGCTGCGCTATGCGCACCAGGGCGGTCAGAATCCGCCGATCATCATCGTTCACGGCAATGCGCTGGACGCAATCACCGATTCGTACAAACGCTATCTCGAGGGCCGATTCCGTGAAACTTTCGGCCTCGTCGGCACTCCATTGAGAATCGAGTTCCGTTCGGGCGACAACCCCTACGATCCGAAGAACTGA
- the bamB gene encoding outer membrane protein assembly factor BamB — MVLASLVAVLGACSATKDIRRVPTPLTDIKPVLEVKQAWKASVGKGGRYLFQPAVADGAVFAAGANGSVGKFDAQTGKTLWKIKIGSDLSAGVGTDGKLSAVGSVDGTLFVLDADGKVSWKANVSGEILSAPLVGNGFVIVRTVDGRVTAFDAQTGEQKWVFRNRAVPLNLRTTLGLTFAGTNAVLAGFPGGALAAISLANGDAFWQSPVSFPQGVTEVERINDVSGTPQLVGRLACAGTFQGKIGCFDVESGQPVWAHAFSTYSGVAEDDQTVVAADDWSVVKAFDANSGKQLWENTQLKSRDLNRPVLLGRTVVVGDYQGFVHFLSRDTGEFVARMKTDKSPITAPAVVAGPSLVVQTKDGDLYAFQPQ, encoded by the coding sequence ATGGTCTTGGCCTCTTTGGTCGCGGTCCTGGGCGCCTGTTCGGCGACGAAGGATATCCGCCGCGTACCGACGCCGCTGACCGATATCAAGCCGGTGCTCGAGGTGAAGCAGGCCTGGAAGGCCAGCGTCGGCAAGGGCGGCCGCTACCTGTTCCAGCCCGCGGTCGCCGACGGCGCGGTGTTCGCGGCGGGCGCCAACGGCTCGGTGGGCAAGTTCGACGCACAGACCGGCAAGACCCTCTGGAAGATCAAGATCGGCTCGGATCTGTCGGCAGGCGTGGGCACCGACGGCAAGCTGTCGGCGGTCGGTTCGGTCGATGGCACGCTGTTCGTGCTCGACGCCGACGGCAAGGTGTCATGGAAAGCCAACGTCAGCGGCGAGATCCTGTCCGCGCCGCTGGTGGGCAACGGTTTCGTCATCGTGCGCACCGTCGATGGCCGGGTGACGGCGTTCGACGCGCAGACCGGGGAACAGAAATGGGTCTTCCGCAACCGGGCGGTGCCGCTGAACCTGCGCACCACGCTCGGTCTGACCTTCGCCGGCACCAATGCCGTGCTGGCCGGCTTTCCCGGTGGCGCGCTGGCCGCGATCAGCCTCGCGAACGGCGACGCATTCTGGCAGTCGCCGGTGTCCTTCCCGCAGGGCGTGACGGAAGTCGAGCGTATCAACGATGTATCGGGAACGCCGCAGCTCGTCGGCCGTCTCGCCTGTGCCGGCACCTTCCAGGGAAAGATCGGATGTTTCGACGTCGAATCCGGACAACCGGTGTGGGCGCATGCGTTCTCCACGTATAGCGGCGTCGCGGAAGACGATCAGACCGTGGTCGCCGCCGACGACTGGTCGGTCGTCAAGGCGTTCGATGCGAACAGCGGCAAACAGCTGTGGGAGAACACGCAGCTCAAGAGCCGCGATCTGAATCGTCCGGTGCTGCTCGGCCGCACGGTGGTCGTTGGCGATTACCAGGGTTTCGTGCATTTCCTGTCGCGCGACACCGGCGAGTTCGTCGCCCGCATGAAGACCGACAAGAGCCCCATCACCGCGCCGGCGGTGGTGGCCGGCCCCTCTCTCGTCGTCCAGACCAAGGACGGCGACCTGTACGCTTTCCAGCCCCAGTAA
- a CDS encoding tetratricopeptide repeat protein, whose translation MSYHEEQETLDSLKAWWSNWGNALTWVLLAILLVLAGWSGWNYWQRRQTTEAALLYEQFQQAATASDLAHVKRVAADMEQSFARTPYAQMSALGAATALYRSGDAAGAKAQLQWTIDHASDDAYREIARIRLAGVLLDEKAYDAGLKLVDATRQDPFAALRADRRGDLLAAAGKPDDARRAYQDALKQLAAADTPAHDLIQFKLDALGG comes from the coding sequence ATGAGTTATCACGAAGAACAAGAGACACTCGACAGCCTGAAGGCCTGGTGGTCGAACTGGGGCAACGCGCTCACCTGGGTGCTGCTGGCAATCCTGCTCGTGCTGGCGGGCTGGAGCGGCTGGAATTACTGGCAACGGCGTCAGACGACCGAGGCCGCGCTGCTGTACGAGCAGTTCCAGCAGGCGGCGACAGCGAGTGATCTCGCGCACGTCAAGCGCGTCGCGGCCGATATGGAGCAGTCTTTTGCGCGCACGCCGTACGCGCAGATGAGCGCCCTGGGCGCGGCCACCGCGCTGTATCGCAGCGGCGACGCGGCGGGCGCGAAAGCGCAACTGCAATGGACGATCGATCACGCTTCCGACGATGCATACCGCGAAATCGCCCGGATCCGTCTGGCCGGCGTGCTGCTTGACGAGAAAGCCTACGATGCCGGTCTCAAGCTGGTGGATGCGACGCGCCAGGACCCGTTCGCCGCGCTGCGCGCGGACCGGCGCGGCGATTTGCTGGCCGCGGCCGGCAAGCCGGACGATGCGCGCCGCGCTTACCAGGATGCGTTGAAGCAACTGGCGGCAGCGGATACGCCCGCGCACGATCTGATTCAGTTCAAGCTCGACGCGCTGGGCGGCTAG
- the hisS gene encoding histidine--tRNA ligase, with amino-acid sequence MSEQKKKIERLTGVKGMNDILPADAPLWEFFEATVRSLLKSYGYQNIRTPIVEHTQLFTRGIGEVTDIVEKEMYSFTDALNGEKLTLRPENTAAVVRASIEHNLLYDGPKRLWYVGPMFRHERPQRGRYRQFHQVGVEALGFAGPDADAEIIMMCQRLWDDLGLTGIRLEINSLGQADERAAHRRELIAYLEQHADRLDEDGKRRLHTNPLRVLDTKNPAMQELVDNAPRLLDFLGEASLAHFEGLQRLLRENNIPHKINPRLVRGLDYYNLTVFEWVTDQLGSQGTVAGGGRYDPLVEQLGGKPAPSCGWAMGVERILELLKDAQRVPEPDGCDIYVVHQGEPARIRAFIAAERLRDAGLDVILHCSADGGPASFKSQMKRADASGAAYAVIIGDDEVAADNATVKPLRGAQAGDADAAGASQQQSVAFDALAEHLIERMTA; translated from the coding sequence ATGTCCGAACAGAAGAAGAAAATCGAGCGCCTGACGGGCGTCAAGGGAATGAACGACATCCTGCCGGCGGATGCGCCGCTGTGGGAGTTTTTCGAGGCGACGGTCCGCTCGCTGCTGAAGTCCTACGGGTATCAGAACATCCGCACGCCGATCGTCGAACATACCCAGCTCTTCACGCGCGGAATCGGCGAAGTGACCGACATCGTCGAGAAGGAAATGTACAGCTTCACCGACGCGTTGAACGGGGAAAAGCTGACGCTGCGCCCGGAAAACACCGCGGCCGTGGTACGCGCATCGATCGAGCACAATCTGCTCTATGACGGTCCGAAGCGTCTCTGGTACGTCGGCCCGATGTTCCGTCACGAACGCCCGCAGCGCGGCCGTTACCGGCAGTTCCACCAGGTGGGCGTCGAAGCCCTGGGTTTCGCCGGACCGGACGCCGATGCCGAAATCATCATGATGTGCCAACGGCTCTGGGACGACCTCGGCCTGACCGGCATCCGGCTGGAGATCAATTCGCTCGGGCAGGCCGACGAGCGCGCCGCGCACCGGCGGGAACTGATCGCCTATCTGGAGCAACACGCCGACCGGCTCGACGAGGACGGCAAACGCCGCCTGCATACCAATCCGCTGCGTGTGCTGGACACGAAGAATCCGGCGATGCAGGAACTCGTCGACAACGCGCCGCGGCTGCTGGACTTCCTGGGCGAGGCGTCGCTGGCGCATTTCGAGGGATTACAGCGGCTGTTGCGCGAGAACAATATTCCGCACAAGATCAACCCGCGGCTGGTACGCGGCCTGGACTATTACAATCTGACCGTCTTCGAGTGGGTGACGGATCAACTCGGATCGCAGGGCACGGTCGCCGGCGGGGGGCGCTATGACCCGCTCGTCGAGCAGCTGGGTGGCAAGCCGGCGCCGTCGTGCGGCTGGGCGATGGGCGTGGAGCGCATCCTGGAGTTGTTGAAGGACGCACAGCGCGTCCCCGAGCCGGACGGCTGCGACATCTACGTCGTGCATCAGGGCGAGCCGGCGCGCATCCGCGCCTTCATCGCCGCGGAACGTCTGCGGGATGCGGGCCTCGATGTGATCCTGCATTGCAGCGCCGATGGCGGCCCGGCGAGCTTCAAATCACAAATGAAGCGCGCGGATGCGAGCGGCGCCGCCTATGCGGTTATCATTGGCGACGACGAAGTGGCCGCGGACAACGCCACCGTCAAGCCGCTGCGCGGCGCGCAGGCGGGCGATGCCGATGCCGCCGGTGCCAGCCAGCAGCAGAGCGTCGCATTCGATGCGCTCGCCGAGCATCTGATCGAACGCATGACGGCCTGA
- the ispG gene encoding flavodoxin-dependent (E)-4-hydroxy-3-methylbut-2-enyl-diphosphate synthase produces MQLEHDLVFGGPAPRRQSIPVDVRWGENVVTVGGGAPVRVQSMTNTDTVDAIGTAIQVKELAQAGSEMVRITVNTPEAAAEVPAIREQLDRMGVDVPLVGDFHYNGHILLNQFPDCAAALSKYRINPGNVGYGAKRDTQYSQMIEAACRYDKPVRIGVNWGSLDQDLLARMMDENAQRPTPWDAKRVMYEALISSAVGSAERAVALGLPANRIILSCKVSDVQDLVAVYTELGRRCDYALHLGLTEAGMGSKGIVASTAALAVLLQRGIGDTIRVSLTPEPGGARTGEVVVAQEILQTMGLRSFTPMVIACPGCGRTTSTVFQELASKIQDYLRAQMPLWRDTYPGVEDMDVAVMGCIVNGPGESKHANIGISLPGSGESPAAPVFIDGEKVKTLRGDRIAEEFQQIVSDYVARRYGRAA; encoded by the coding sequence ATGCAGCTCGAACATGATCTCGTCTTTGGCGGTCCTGCGCCGCGGCGCCAGTCCATACCGGTGGACGTGCGCTGGGGCGAGAACGTCGTCACGGTGGGTGGCGGCGCGCCGGTGCGCGTGCAGTCGATGACGAACACGGACACGGTCGATGCGATCGGCACGGCCATCCAGGTCAAGGAACTTGCCCAGGCCGGTTCCGAAATGGTGCGCATCACGGTCAACACGCCCGAAGCGGCGGCCGAGGTGCCGGCGATCCGCGAGCAACTCGACCGCATGGGCGTCGACGTCCCGCTGGTCGGCGATTTCCACTACAACGGCCATATCCTGCTGAACCAGTTTCCCGACTGCGCGGCGGCCTTGTCGAAATACCGGATCAACCCCGGCAACGTCGGCTACGGCGCGAAGCGCGACACCCAGTATTCGCAGATGATCGAGGCCGCCTGTCGTTACGACAAGCCGGTGCGGATCGGCGTCAACTGGGGCAGTCTCGATCAGGACCTGCTCGCGCGCATGATGGACGAGAACGCGCAGCGTCCGACGCCATGGGACGCGAAGCGCGTGATGTACGAGGCGCTGATCAGCTCCGCGGTGGGGTCCGCGGAGCGCGCGGTGGCGCTGGGTCTGCCGGCGAACCGCATCATCCTGTCGTGCAAGGTCAGCGACGTGCAGGACCTGGTGGCCGTCTACACCGAACTCGGCCGGCGGTGCGATTACGCGCTGCACCTGGGTCTGACGGAGGCCGGCATGGGTTCGAAGGGTATCGTCGCCTCGACCGCGGCGCTTGCAGTGCTGCTGCAGCGCGGCATCGGCGACACGATTCGCGTGTCGCTGACGCCGGAGCCGGGCGGCGCGCGTACGGGCGAGGTGGTGGTCGCCCAGGAGATCCTGCAAACGATGGGGCTGCGCTCCTTCACCCCGATGGTCATCGCCTGCCCGGGTTGCGGACGGACCACCAGCACCGTGTTCCAGGAACTGGCGTCGAAGATCCAGGATTACCTGCGCGCGCAGATGCCGTTGTGGCGCGATACCTATCCGGGCGTCGAGGACATGGACGTGGCCGTCATGGGCTGCATCGTCAACGGGCCGGGCGAGTCGAAGCACGCGAACATCGGCATCAGCCTGCCGGGTTCCGGTGAATCGCCCGCCGCGCCGGTGTTCATCGACGGCGAAAAGGTCAAGACCTTGCGGGGCGATCGCATCGCCGAGGAATTCCAGCAGATCGTCAGTGATTACGTTGCCCGCCGCTATGGCCGCGCGGCCTAG
- a CDS encoding helix-turn-helix domain-containing protein, with product MNKSKDEGMSPAPGASGRDAVQGGASAHPAVAVGARLAAVRTEKGRSIDEMASRLKVPPAKVAALEAGDLSQLHDAAFAVGLVRSYAKVLGIEPDPLTDALRGVRRQAPDLALPGSSTKPTNMRRANVPLSWSTRRSDRRSWLWGGIAAAIVLILLVVWRVGNEPNGWLQRFKGGAPGADGIAAGGETASGSVVSALPPVTGSGSGVNGASDTVTAALAGPTTAVPEAGSTAAATLAAVSSSNGSAPGFAPDGVASGTAGAAAGSAPVAQGMSRMTIRVNQNTWMSIKGADGRSAFSGVVRAGQSETVDVPRPMRLVVGNMTGVDAIEQDGQAVDLKRFAGGGKNVARFSLP from the coding sequence ATGAACAAGAGCAAAGATGAGGGCATGTCGCCGGCTCCAGGCGCAAGCGGGCGCGATGCCGTTCAGGGGGGCGCCTCGGCTCACCCGGCCGTCGCCGTCGGGGCGCGACTCGCGGCGGTGCGGACCGAGAAGGGGCGTTCGATCGACGAGATGGCCTCGCGCCTGAAAGTGCCGCCCGCCAAGGTCGCGGCCCTGGAGGCGGGAGACCTGTCGCAATTGCATGACGCCGCTTTCGCGGTGGGTCTGGTGCGCAGCTACGCCAAGGTCCTCGGCATCGAGCCCGATCCGCTGACCGACGCGTTGCGCGGCGTGCGCCGGCAGGCACCCGACCTTGCCTTGCCGGGCTCGTCGACGAAGCCCACGAATATGCGCCGCGCCAACGTGCCGCTCAGTTGGAGCACCCGCCGCTCGGATCGTCGGTCCTGGCTCTGGGGCGGCATCGCGGCGGCGATCGTGCTGATCCTGCTGGTGGTCTGGCGCGTGGGGAACGAACCCAATGGCTGGCTGCAGCGCTTCAAGGGCGGGGCGCCGGGCGCCGACGGTATCGCCGCCGGTGGCGAGACGGCTTCCGGTTCGGTGGTCTCGGCCCTGCCGCCGGTGACGGGGTCCGGGAGCGGTGTGAACGGTGCGAGCGACACGGTCACGGCGGCGCTGGCCGGTCCGACGACGGCAGTGCCGGAGGCGGGCTCCACGGCGGCTGCGACGCTCGCCGCGGTGTCGTCCTCGAACGGCAGCGCTCCGGGATTCGCGCCGGACGGGGTCGCCAGCGGCACCGCAGGCGCGGCGGCCGGTTCGGCGCCGGTCGCGCAGGGCATGTCGCGGATGACGATCCGCGTCAACCAGAACACGTGGATGAGCATCAAGGGTGCCGACGGGCGCAGCGCCTTCTCCGGCGTCGTGCGCGCCGGCCAGTCGGAGACGGTCGACGTGCCGCGTCCCATGCGTCTGGTGGTGGGAAACATGACCGGGGTCGACGCGATCGAACAGGATGGGCAGGCGGTGGACCTGAAGCGTTTCGCTGGTGGCGGCAAGAACGTCGCCCGGTTCTCCCTGCCTTGA